The proteins below come from a single Deinococcus misasensis DSM 22328 genomic window:
- a CDS encoding ATP-dependent Clp protease proteolytic subunit, with protein MLCMSIIPYVIEQSGRGERMYDIYSRLLKDRIIFLGTPIDSQVANTV; from the coding sequence ATGCTATGCATGAGCATCATTCCATACGTCATCGAGCAAAGCGGCCGCGGCGAGCGCATGTACGACATCTATTCTCGCCTGCTGAAAGACCGGATCATTTTTCTGGGTACGCCCATTGATTCTCAGGTGGCGAACACCGTGG